The Chitinivorax sp. PXF-14 genome contains a region encoding:
- a CDS encoding coniferyl aldehyde dehydrogenase — MEPIYEPHASPVQLERLNRLFEAQQASYDANRYPDAEVRRTNLGKLEKVLLDNIDAIAQAISADFGSRSPNETRIELFASIEGIRHAKSHLKGWMKSRRAGVSMWFAPATGKVMPQPLGVVGIIVPWNYPAYLAIGPLTSALAAGNRAMIKMSEATPHTGELLGNLLRSQFDESLVCVINGGPDVAQAFSSKPFDHLLFTGSTAVGKHVMRAAADHLTPVTLELGGKSPTILSPDFPMETAVKRIMFGKCFNAGQTCVAPDYLLVPAGKEQAFIDLARQQVAKFFPKMATNNDFSAVVNPRHRQRLQGYLDDARAKGATLIELNPAGENLSATGKIAPTLVLNVNDDMKIMQEEIFGPLLPILPYRDLGEAIKYVNARPRPLALYYFDHDSRRIDRVMRETISGGVTLNDTIIHFPQDDLPTGGVGASGMGYYHGKYGFDTMSKLKGIISQSRFDTLWLMHPPYGRMFKTIYKLMTGRN, encoded by the coding sequence ATGGAACCGATTTACGAACCGCATGCATCCCCGGTGCAACTGGAACGGCTCAACAGGCTGTTCGAGGCACAGCAGGCGAGCTATGACGCCAACCGCTATCCCGACGCGGAAGTCCGCCGCACCAACCTGGGCAAGCTCGAAAAGGTGCTGCTCGACAATATCGACGCCATTGCGCAAGCCATCAGCGCCGATTTCGGCAGCCGCTCGCCCAATGAAACGCGCATCGAGCTGTTCGCCAGCATCGAGGGCATCCGCCATGCGAAGAGCCACCTCAAGGGCTGGATGAAGTCGCGCCGTGCCGGCGTATCGATGTGGTTCGCCCCGGCCACCGGCAAGGTGATGCCGCAGCCGCTCGGCGTGGTGGGCATCATCGTGCCGTGGAACTACCCGGCCTATCTCGCGATCGGCCCGCTGACCTCGGCGCTGGCCGCCGGCAACCGCGCCATGATCAAGATGTCGGAAGCCACACCGCACACTGGCGAGCTGCTCGGCAACCTGCTGCGCAGCCAGTTCGACGAAAGCCTGGTGTGCGTGATCAACGGCGGCCCCGACGTGGCGCAGGCGTTCTCGTCCAAGCCCTTCGACCACCTGCTGTTCACCGGCTCGACGGCCGTGGGCAAGCATGTGATGCGCGCCGCGGCGGATCACCTGACGCCGGTCACGCTCGAACTCGGCGGCAAGTCACCGACGATCCTGAGCCCCGATTTCCCGATGGAGACCGCGGTCAAGCGCATCATGTTCGGCAAGTGCTTCAACGCCGGCCAGACCTGCGTGGCGCCCGATTACCTGCTGGTGCCGGCGGGCAAGGAGCAGGCCTTCATCGATCTGGCCCGCCAGCAGGTCGCCAAGTTCTTCCCCAAGATGGCCACCAACAACGATTTCTCGGCCGTGGTCAACCCGCGTCATCGCCAGCGGCTGCAGGGCTATCTCGACGACGCGCGCGCCAAGGGCGCCACGCTGATCGAGCTCAACCCGGCGGGCGAGAACCTGTCTGCCACCGGCAAGATCGCACCGACGCTGGTGCTCAACGTCAACGACGACATGAAGATCATGCAGGAAGAGATCTTCGGCCCCTTGCTGCCGATCCTGCCGTACCGCGATCTGGGTGAGGCGATCAAGTATGTGAACGCTCGTCCGCGCCCGCTGGCGCTGTATTACTTCGACCACGACAGCCGCCGTATCGACCGCGTGATGCGCGAGACGATTTCCGGTGGCGTGACGTTGAACGACACGATCATCCATTTCCCGCAGGACGACCTGCCTACCGGCGGTGTCGGCGCATCGGGCATGGGCTACTACCACGGCAAGTACGGTTTCGACACCATGAGCAAGCTCAAGGGCATCATCAGCCAGAGCCGCTTTGACACGCTGTGGCTGATGCACCCGCCCTATGGCCGCATGTTCAAGACCATCTACAAACTGATGACAGGACGTAATTGA
- a CDS encoding VWA domain-containing protein, which produces MLIDFFYELKDAKIPVSIKEFLTLLEALDKRVVSGSLDDFYYLARTVLVKDEKHFDKFDKVFGSYFKGIESLAEALGGEIPEDWLRREFERFLSDEDRAKLEAMGWDKLMETFKERLKEQKERHAGGNKWIGTGGTSPFGAYGYNPEGIRIGQNESRHRKAVKVWDEREFRNFDDNLELGTRNIKVALRKLRRFAREGAEEVLDLPDTIRATANNAGHLDLKMVPQLHNKVKVLLFLDVGGSMDDHIRICEELFSACKTEFKHLEYFYFHNCVYESVWKDNRRRHAERISTYDVMHTYGPDYKLIFVGDATMSPYEILYPGGSVEHNNPEAGHLWVSRLLDHYGSAIWLNPVTEQYWDYTQSLQMLKQQMGERMYPLTIEGLERGMRRLNQGG; this is translated from the coding sequence ATGCTTATCGACTTCTTCTACGAGCTCAAAGACGCCAAGATTCCCGTCAGCATCAAGGAATTCCTGACCCTGCTCGAGGCGCTCGACAAGCGCGTGGTGTCGGGCTCGCTCGACGACTTCTATTACCTGGCGCGCACCGTGCTGGTGAAGGACGAGAAGCACTTCGACAAATTCGACAAGGTGTTCGGCAGTTATTTCAAGGGTATCGAATCGCTGGCCGAGGCGCTCGGCGGCGAGATACCCGAAGACTGGCTGCGCCGCGAGTTCGAGCGTTTCCTGTCCGACGAGGACCGCGCCAAGCTCGAAGCGATGGGCTGGGACAAGCTGATGGAAACCTTCAAGGAGCGGCTGAAGGAGCAGAAGGAACGCCACGCCGGCGGCAACAAGTGGATCGGCACCGGCGGCACCAGCCCCTTCGGCGCCTACGGCTACAACCCCGAGGGCATCCGCATCGGCCAGAACGAGTCGCGCCACCGCAAGGCGGTGAAGGTATGGGATGAGCGCGAGTTCAGGAATTTCGACGACAACCTGGAGCTCGGCACGCGCAATATCAAGGTCGCACTGCGCAAGCTGCGCCGCTTTGCGCGCGAAGGCGCCGAGGAAGTGCTGGACCTGCCCGACACCATCCGCGCCACGGCCAACAATGCCGGCCACCTCGACCTGAAAATGGTGCCGCAGCTCCACAACAAGGTGAAGGTGCTGCTGTTCCTCGATGTCGGCGGCTCGATGGACGACCACATCCGCATCTGCGAGGAGCTGTTCTCGGCCTGCAAGACCGAGTTCAAGCATCTCGAATACTTCTATTTCCACAACTGCGTGTACGAGAGCGTGTGGAAGGACAACCGCCGCCGCCACGCCGAGCGCATCAGCACCTACGATGTGATGCACACCTACGGGCCCGACTACAAGCTGATCTTCGTCGGCGACGCGACCATGAGCCCGTACGAGATCCTCTACCCCGGCGGCAGCGTCGAGCACAACAATCCCGAGGCCGGCCACCTGTGGGTGTCGCGCCTGCTCGATCACTATGGCAGCGCCATCTGGCTCAACCCGGTGACCGAGCAATACTGGGACTACACGCAATCGCTGCAGATGCTCAAGCAGCAGATGGGCGAGCGCATGTACCCGCTCACCATCGAGGGCCTCGAGCG
- a CDS encoding EAL domain-containing protein, producing the protein MNIDANQRFPAEQLEQVVLVVDDTPENLVAMDAILGDLSVQLMMVSSGKAALQKMLEHDVSLVLLDVQMPDMDGYEMAQLMRGSRRTRHIPIIFITAIMRDEAAMLRGYESGAIDYITKPIKRDVLRSKVKLLLELDASKRQLLAAYRRLDGQRSYYESILNAAGEGVVGFDPNGTVNFANPAARRLLNLPEDRLIGQGHQAFYPADAGQPSNWQSTPFWAAIERGQEIRIDDAQFRTLGRGDFPVSLCCSPLSGHYNGVVVVFQDITVRKALELQLRLQAMTDHLTGLNNRSGFKTALGHALARAGRTYKYVALLYIDLDHFKPINDSLGHDAGDQLLQQVAERLKQSMRVSDTISRLGGDEFTVILEDLDDAEDAAFSARKVLSALRPSFQLNGTEVTVGASIGIATYPDCGSDLVSLMQAADVAMYRAKNEGRNVYQFYTPDMNARAKARLMLEQSARHALQHDELVLYYQPQIDLARRRIVGLEALIRWNHPTAGLVSPATFIPLMEETGLIIQVGAWIIESVCKQRQQWHTQGVLDADCTIALNISPRQFSDDNLSRILQQQLSLWQLAPEMIELELTEGMLMQDTEQTYQLLDQLKQIGVRLAIDDFGTGYSSLGYLKRFKLDVLKIDKSFINHLTHNGKDAAIASSIISLAHNLGLNTVAEGVETEAQLDRLKALKCDVVQGYYFAKPMPAEQVEAFVRGFATAP; encoded by the coding sequence ATGAACATCGACGCAAACCAACGTTTTCCGGCCGAGCAGCTTGAGCAGGTAGTACTGGTCGTGGACGATACCCCGGAAAACCTGGTGGCCATGGATGCCATTCTGGGGGACCTCAGCGTGCAGCTGATGATGGTCAGCTCGGGCAAGGCTGCCTTGCAGAAGATGCTTGAGCACGATGTGTCGCTGGTTCTGCTCGACGTGCAGATGCCCGACATGGATGGCTACGAGATGGCCCAGCTGATGCGCGGCTCGCGGCGCACCCGGCACATCCCGATCATCTTCATCACCGCCATCATGCGCGACGAGGCCGCCATGCTGCGCGGCTACGAGAGCGGTGCCATCGACTACATCACCAAGCCGATCAAGCGTGATGTGCTGCGCAGCAAGGTCAAGCTGCTGCTCGAACTCGACGCGAGCAAACGGCAGCTGCTGGCGGCCTATCGCCGTCTCGACGGCCAACGCAGCTATTACGAGTCGATACTGAACGCGGCAGGCGAAGGCGTCGTGGGCTTCGATCCGAACGGCACGGTCAATTTCGCCAACCCCGCCGCGCGCCGACTGCTCAACCTGCCCGAAGATCGCCTGATCGGCCAGGGCCACCAGGCCTTCTACCCGGCCGACGCCGGCCAGCCATCCAACTGGCAGAGCACGCCGTTCTGGGCGGCCATCGAGCGTGGCCAGGAGATCCGTATCGACGATGCCCAGTTCCGCACCCTCGGGCGCGGCGATTTCCCGGTCAGCCTGTGCTGCTCGCCGCTGTCCGGGCATTACAACGGCGTGGTGGTGGTGTTCCAGGACATCACTGTGCGCAAGGCGCTGGAATTGCAACTGCGCCTGCAGGCGATGACCGACCACCTGACCGGCCTCAACAACCGCAGCGGCTTCAAGACGGCGCTCGGCCACGCGCTGGCGCGGGCGGGCCGCACCTACAAGTATGTGGCGCTGCTCTACATCGACCTCGACCACTTCAAGCCGATCAACGACTCGCTCGGCCACGATGCCGGCGACCAGTTGCTGCAGCAGGTTGCAGAGCGGCTCAAGCAGTCGATGCGCGTCAGCGACACGATCTCACGCCTGGGTGGCGACGAATTCACCGTAATACTCGAAGACCTCGACGATGCCGAGGATGCGGCCTTCAGCGCGCGCAAGGTGCTGTCTGCACTGCGCCCGAGCTTCCAGCTCAACGGCACGGAGGTGACCGTCGGGGCGAGCATCGGCATCGCCACCTATCCCGACTGCGGCAGCGATCTGGTGAGCCTGATGCAGGCTGCCGACGTGGCGATGTACCGCGCCAAAAACGAGGGACGCAACGTCTACCAGTTCTATACTCCGGACATGAACGCCCGCGCCAAGGCCCGCCTGATGCTCGAACAGAGCGCGCGCCACGCGTTGCAGCACGATGAGCTGGTGCTGTACTACCAGCCGCAGATCGACCTCGCGCGCCGCCGCATCGTGGGCCTGGAGGCGCTGATACGCTGGAACCACCCGACCGCGGGCCTGGTGTCGCCGGCTACCTTCATCCCGCTGATGGAGGAGACCGGGCTCATCATCCAGGTCGGCGCGTGGATCATCGAGAGCGTGTGCAAGCAGCGCCAGCAATGGCATACGCAGGGGGTACTCGATGCCGATTGCACGATCGCGCTGAATATCTCGCCGCGCCAGTTCAGCGACGACAACCTGAGCCGCATCCTGCAGCAGCAGCTGTCGCTGTGGCAGCTCGCACCGGAGATGATCGAGCTGGAATTGACCGAAGGCATGCTGATGCAGGATACCGAGCAGACCTACCAGCTGCTCGACCAGCTCAAGCAGATCGGCGTGCGGCTGGCCATCGACGACTTCGGCACCGGCTATTCGTCGCTGGGTTATCTCAAGCGCTTCAAGCTCGATGTGCTGAAGATCGACAAATCGTTCATCAACCACCTGACCCACAACGGCAAGGATGCCGCGATCGCCTCGTCGATCATCAGCCTGGCCCACAACCTCGGGCTCAACACCGTAGCCGAGGGCGTGGAGACCGAGGCGCAGCTGGACCGGCTCAAGGCGCTGAAGTGCGACGTGGTACAAGGCTACTACTTCGCCAAGCCCATGCCGGCAGAACAGGTCGAAGCCTTCGTACGGGGCTTCGCCACAGCCCCCTGA
- a CDS encoding GMC family oxidoreductase N-terminal domain-containing protein: MVPDPIATGLEQGWQVIDASTLSADKTLEADVVIVGTGAGGGITAEILSKAGLKVVLLEEGPLKSSRDFKLRESDAYPQLYQESGERQTKDKAISILQGRSVGGSTTVNWTSSFRTPPSTLEVWNKQYGLPDLTVDALAPWFAMAEKRLNIHNWPGEPNRNNDLLRVGAEKLGISWGRINRNVNGCWNLGYCGMGCAVNAKQSMLITTIPAALGQGATLVYRVRVETLGVVGDQVGTVECHGLDSTGLLPTGRKLSVKARHVVLSAGAIGSPAVLLRSGAPDPFKLLGKRTFLHPVSISISDMPEPVVASAGAPQTVYSDHFLHNGPIDGPIGFKLEVPPIHPMLGATTLTGIGKSHAEWMSRFNHMHVQLALMRDGFHPDSLGGQVELRSDGTPMLDYPLTDYVWEGLKRSLLVMAELQFAAGATRVLPVHEGAVPYTSWAQAKQAIAALPAEVLRFRVFSAHVMGGCRMGSKPEESVVDSHGRHHQLVNLHVIDGSAFPTSIGANPQLSIYGLAARNASKLAETLTGKPAPALA; the protein is encoded by the coding sequence ATGGTTCCCGATCCCATCGCCACCGGCCTGGAACAAGGCTGGCAGGTCATCGACGCGTCCACGCTGTCCGCCGACAAGACGCTTGAAGCCGATGTCGTCATCGTCGGCACAGGCGCCGGCGGTGGCATCACCGCTGAAATCCTGAGCAAGGCCGGACTCAAGGTGGTGCTGCTCGAAGAGGGGCCGCTCAAGTCCTCGCGCGATTTCAAGCTGCGCGAGTCCGATGCCTACCCGCAGCTGTACCAGGAATCGGGCGAGCGGCAGACCAAGGACAAGGCGATCTCCATCCTGCAGGGGCGCTCGGTTGGCGGCTCGACCACGGTGAACTGGACGTCGAGCTTCCGCACGCCGCCATCCACGCTCGAAGTGTGGAACAAGCAGTATGGCCTACCCGATCTGACCGTCGATGCGCTGGCGCCGTGGTTCGCCATGGCCGAGAAGCGCCTCAACATCCACAACTGGCCCGGCGAGCCCAATCGCAACAACGATCTGCTGCGCGTCGGTGCCGAGAAGCTCGGCATCAGCTGGGGGCGCATCAACCGTAATGTCAACGGTTGCTGGAACCTGGGCTATTGCGGCATGGGCTGTGCCGTCAACGCCAAGCAGTCGATGCTGATCACCACCATCCCAGCGGCGCTGGGGCAGGGCGCCACGCTGGTATACCGGGTGCGTGTCGAGACACTCGGCGTCGTCGGCGACCAGGTCGGTACGGTCGAATGCCATGGCCTCGACAGCACCGGCCTGCTGCCAACGGGCCGCAAGCTCAGCGTCAAGGCGCGCCACGTCGTGCTGTCCGCCGGCGCCATCGGCAGCCCGGCGGTACTGTTGCGCTCCGGCGCGCCCGATCCGTTCAAGCTGCTCGGCAAGCGCACCTTCCTGCACCCGGTCAGCATCTCGATCTCGGACATGCCCGAGCCCGTGGTTGCCTCGGCTGGTGCGCCGCAGACCGTGTATTCGGACCATTTCCTGCACAATGGCCCGATCGACGGCCCGATCGGCTTCAAGCTTGAGGTACCGCCTATCCATCCGATGCTCGGCGCCACCACGCTGACCGGCATCGGCAAGTCGCACGCGGAGTGGATGTCGCGCTTCAACCATATGCATGTGCAGCTGGCATTGATGCGCGACGGCTTCCATCCCGATAGCCTCGGTGGCCAAGTCGAACTGCGCAGCGATGGCACGCCGATGCTCGATTACCCGCTGACCGATTACGTCTGGGAGGGCCTGAAGCGCTCGCTGCTGGTGATGGCGGAGCTGCAGTTTGCCGCCGGCGCGACGCGTGTGCTGCCGGTGCATGAGGGCGCGGTGCCCTACACCAGCTGGGCGCAGGCCAAACAGGCGATTGCCGCGCTGCCCGCCGAGGTGCTGCGTTTCCGCGTATTCAGCGCGCACGTCATGGGCGGCTGCCGCATGGGCAGCAAGCCGGAGGAATCGGTGGTCGACAGCCATGGCCGCCATCATCAGCTCGTCAACCTGCACGTGATCGACGGCTCGGCCTTCCCGACCAGCATCGGCGCCAATCCGCAGTTGTCGATCTACGGCCTGGCGGCGCGCAATGCGAGCAAGCTGGCCGAAACGCTGACCGGCAAGCCGGCGCCCGCGCTGGCCTGA